One region of Spirochaetota bacterium genomic DNA includes:
- the dxs gene encoding 1-deoxy-D-xylulose-5-phosphate synthase, which translates to MVLDTIHKIRDLKKLSIEELETLGDEVRERIIDVVSRNGGHLSSSLGVVELTVALHYVFNTPTDKLIWDVGHQSYAHKILTGRAERFSTIRTLGGISGFPKMSESPFDSFNTGHSSTSLSLALGEAVARDLKREKHSVIAVIGDGSLTGGMAFEALNQIGHLKKDIIIVLNDNEHSISKNVGAISEYLLRIITGGLYNRLRRRSYDIIRKIPRFGDGLYDFIYKQEARLKGLFVPGLIFEEMGLRYFGPIDGHNTGLLIEIFEGIKNIKNGPKIVHVITKKGRGFAPAEHHPAKFHGVGPFERSTGLSIKPASLSYSEIAGRTLAELSRTDKKILAITAAMKLGTGLYEFEKRAPSRFFDVGIAEQHAVTFSAALAARGFKPFVSIYSTFLQRAIDQLIHDVATMNLPVRLLVDRAGIVGEDGETHHGLFDIGIIKNIPNFMFLAPSSGMELRDMIHFAAAYDKGPIAIRYARGGEAAGEMDFASHERFTPSKIKRLTKGKDIAVFAVGDMVQPALRLAAILAESGYKAGVVNLLSIKPLDLRGIERVILESGGFITMENGYLSGGIGEYLLSRIRPELREKFLWSAGFPDEFIGQGKNRELFALHGMDPESLAKRLAPALARTRYNEKRDTIRRVSG; encoded by the coding sequence ATGGTACTGGATACGATACATAAGATTCGGGATTTGAAAAAGCTCTCGATCGAAGAGCTTGAAACGCTCGGTGACGAGGTGCGCGAGCGGATCATCGACGTGGTGTCCAGGAACGGGGGACACCTTTCCTCTTCGCTGGGCGTCGTCGAGCTCACCGTTGCGCTTCACTACGTGTTCAACACCCCGACGGACAAGCTCATATGGGACGTAGGCCACCAGAGTTATGCCCACAAGATCCTTACCGGCCGCGCGGAGCGTTTCTCCACGATCCGGACCCTGGGCGGGATCAGCGGCTTTCCCAAGATGTCGGAAAGCCCGTTCGATTCGTTCAATACCGGGCATTCGAGCACGAGCCTTTCGCTCGCGCTGGGCGAAGCGGTCGCGCGCGATTTGAAGCGGGAGAAGCACAGCGTAATCGCGGTGATCGGGGACGGCTCGCTCACCGGCGGCATGGCCTTCGAGGCGCTCAACCAGATAGGGCATCTGAAAAAGGACATAATTATCGTCCTCAACGACAATGAGCATTCAATCTCGAAGAACGTGGGCGCGATCTCCGAGTACCTGCTGCGCATCATTACCGGCGGGCTGTATAACCGGCTGCGGCGCCGCTCCTACGACATCATCCGGAAGATTCCCCGGTTCGGGGACGGGCTCTACGATTTTATCTACAAGCAGGAGGCCCGGCTCAAGGGCCTGTTCGTCCCGGGTCTCATTTTCGAGGAGATGGGCCTGCGCTACTTCGGGCCTATCGACGGGCACAACACCGGGCTTCTCATCGAGATATTCGAGGGCATCAAGAACATCAAGAACGGTCCCAAGATCGTACATGTCATCACCAAGAAGGGCAGGGGATTCGCGCCGGCCGAGCACCACCCGGCGAAATTTCACGGGGTAGGGCCCTTCGAACGGTCGACCGGGCTATCGATCAAACCGGCCTCGCTCTCCTATTCGGAGATCGCGGGACGGACGCTCGCGGAGCTTTCACGGACCGATAAAAAGATACTCGCGATCACCGCCGCGATGAAGCTCGGCACCGGGCTCTACGAGTTCGAGAAGCGCGCGCCCTCCCGGTTCTTCGACGTAGGTATCGCGGAACAGCACGCGGTCACCTTTTCGGCCGCGCTTGCCGCCAGGGGGTTCAAGCCCTTCGTCTCGATATACTCGACGTTCCTCCAGAGGGCGATAGACCAGCTCATCCATGACGTGGCGACCATGAACCTGCCCGTACGGCTGCTCGTGGACCGCGCGGGGATCGTGGGGGAAGACGGCGAGACCCATCACGGGCTTTTCGATATCGGGATCATCAAGAACATCCCGAACTTCATGTTCCTGGCGCCCTCCAGCGGCATGGAACTGCGCGACATGATTCACTTCGCCGCCGCGTACGACAAGGGCCCTATAGCCATCCGCTACGCCCGCGGCGGTGAGGCGGCGGGGGAGATGGATTTCGCGTCCCACGAGCGCTTCACCCCCAGCAAAATAAAGCGGCTCACGAAGGGAAAGGACATCGCCGTTTTCGCGGTGGGAGACATGGTTCAGCCCGCGCTGCGGCTCGCGGCGATCCTCGCCGAATCGGGATACAAGGCCGGCGTGGTGAACCTGCTTTCGATCAAGCCCCTGGATCTTCGCGGTATCGAGCGGGTGATCCTGGAATCCGGCGGCTTCATCACCATGGAGAACGGGTACCTCTCGGGCGGGATCGGGGAATACCTGCTTTCGCGCATCCGCCCGGAGCTCAGGGAGAAATTTTTATGGTCGGCGGGATTCCCGGACGAGTTTATCGGCCAGGGGAAAAACAGGGAGCTTTTCGCGCTCCACGGAATGGACCCGGAGTCGCTCGCAAAGCGGCTCGCGCCGGCGCTCGCACGCACGCGGTACAATGAAAAAAGGGACACGATTAGACGCGTATCTGGCTGA
- a CDS encoding TlyA family RNA methyltransferase, with the protein MKKGTRLDAYLAEKGLSDSREKAKREILAGWVKVDGETVREPARPVGENRDVAVERPGGVFASRGGEKLAHALEHFGIDVRGRVVADLGASTGGFTDCLLERGASLVYAIDVGYGQLDYRLRRDPRVVVRERTNVRHVGRAEFEQQPGFVTADLSFISIVKVAPVIRDVFGPVEGVVLVKPQFEAEKHEQKKGVVRKPDIHERILGRVIDGLLDAGWAIRGLCYSPLKGPAGNIEFLLYFSVGIPGSPETPMADIGQIINRVVREAHMNLDI; encoded by the coding sequence ATGAAAAAAGGGACACGATTAGACGCGTATCTGGCTGAGAAGGGCCTCTCGGACTCCAGGGAGAAGGCGAAGCGCGAGATTCTCGCGGGCTGGGTCAAGGTGGACGGCGAGACCGTGAGAGAGCCCGCGCGCCCGGTGGGTGAAAACCGCGATGTCGCGGTAGAGCGTCCGGGGGGCGTGTTCGCGAGCCGGGGCGGCGAAAAGCTTGCGCATGCGCTCGAGCATTTCGGCATCGATGTGCGCGGGAGGGTCGTCGCCGACCTGGGGGCCTCTACCGGCGGCTTCACCGACTGCCTGCTTGAGCGCGGCGCCTCGCTCGTATACGCGATCGACGTCGGGTACGGCCAGCTCGATTACAGGCTTCGCCGGGACCCCCGCGTCGTGGTTCGCGAACGGACCAACGTACGGCATGTCGGCCGTGCGGAATTCGAGCAGCAGCCCGGTTTCGTTACCGCCGATCTTTCCTTCATCTCCATCGTCAAGGTGGCGCCCGTCATCAGGGACGTATTCGGTCCCGTCGAAGGCGTGGTATTGGTCAAGCCCCAGTTCGAAGCCGAAAAACATGAACAAAAGAAGGGTGTGGTCAGGAAACCCGATATCCACGAGCGCATCCTGGGCCGCGTAATCGACGGCCTTCTGGACGCCGGGTGGGCAATCCGGGGGCTGTGTTATTCGCCCCTGAAGGGCCCGGCAGGCAATATCGAGTTTTTATTGTACTTCAGCGTGGGAATTCCGGGAAGTCCTGAAACCCCGATGGCCGATATCGGACAAATTATAAATCGTGTTGTGCGTGAAGCGCACATGAATCTTGATATTTAA
- a CDS encoding phosphate acetyltransferase — protein sequence MLESFKNRVRSKPKRIVFAEGDDPRVIQAVVRMRADKLLGEAVLLGPGEAITRSLFEHGKPDGVTVVDTGAISGTAKYRNEYIKARNLSVLENEILSAAMKNPVVLGALMLRMGEADGFIGGVRTNTSEILSNGLHIIKAHRSAGVVTSLCVISAPDKSLGSDGILVIADPVVNPDPSVGVLVKIAEAAARFARSFLKITPRVAFLSYSTKGSGMGKSVDKMRIAADRARARMPEIVVDGELQLDAAISPEVAARKAPGSPLAGSANVLIFPNLDSANLACKILSFFGNAVIIGPIIYGLSKPYNDISRAARVEDIINLSVITQLQE from the coding sequence ACGGATCGTATTCGCCGAAGGCGATGACCCGCGGGTTATCCAGGCCGTCGTACGCATGCGCGCCGATAAACTCCTGGGCGAAGCCGTGCTCCTGGGTCCCGGTGAGGCCATAACCCGCTCCCTTTTCGAGCACGGCAAGCCCGACGGCGTGACCGTCGTCGATACGGGAGCCATTTCCGGGACGGCGAAGTACCGGAACGAGTATATCAAGGCGCGCAACCTGAGCGTGCTCGAGAACGAGATACTTTCGGCCGCGATGAAAAACCCGGTGGTACTGGGCGCCCTCATGCTCCGCATGGGCGAGGCGGACGGGTTTATCGGCGGGGTACGGACGAACACATCGGAAATCCTGAGCAACGGCCTGCACATCATCAAGGCGCACCGCAGCGCGGGCGTCGTCACCTCGCTGTGCGTGATATCGGCCCCCGACAAATCCCTGGGAAGCGACGGCATCCTCGTCATCGCCGATCCCGTGGTGAACCCGGACCCCTCGGTCGGGGTTCTGGTCAAGATTGCCGAGGCGGCCGCGCGCTTCGCCCGTAGCTTCCTGAAGATAACCCCCCGGGTCGCGTTCCTCTCCTATTCGACGAAGGGAAGCGGCATGGGCAAATCCGTCGACAAGATGCGCATCGCCGCGGACCGCGCGCGCGCCCGCATGCCCGAAATAGTGGTGGACGGCGAGCTCCAGCTTGACGCGGCGATCTCGCCGGAGGTCGCCGCGCGCAAGGCGCCGGGAAGCCCCCTCGCGGGAAGCGCGAACGTGCTCATATTCCCGAATCTCGACAGCGCGAACCTGGCATGCAAAATCCTCAGCTTTTTCGGGAACGCGGTTATTATCGGACCCATCATCTACGGGCTGTCGAAGCCGTATAACGACATTTCACGGGCAGCCCGCGTCGAAGATATCATAAATTTATCCGTCATTACACAGCTCCAGGAGTAG
- a CDS encoding response regulator — MGKHRILVVEDEAIVSMEIKYMIESMGYEVAGSASNGDDAVKLAGKLGPDLILMDILLQGDRDGIDTAEEIRKDYSIPIIYVTAFADDSTLQRAKITSPYGYVIKPIQYKELNTAIEIALYKHRADMQLQQHIEKLHKTIEGIINAMAKTVEIRDPYTAGHQRRVARLAKLISERLGLSEAEIDGVYMASMIHDIGKLSIPSEILSKPGKLSETEFNILKIHPESGHEILKNIEFPWPIAEMVLQHHERLNGSGYPQGLTGDKMLAGARVMVVSDVVEAMASHRPYRAALGVGRALEEITQNRGILYDPIVVDACINLVNHPGFDLNTELDK; from the coding sequence ATGGGAAAACACAGGATACTGGTTGTCGAGGACGAAGCGATCGTCTCGATGGAAATTAAGTACATGATCGAGAGCATGGGCTACGAGGTCGCGGGATCGGCCTCGAACGGCGATGACGCGGTCAAGCTCGCGGGCAAGCTGGGACCCGATCTCATCCTCATGGACATTCTCCTGCAGGGGGACCGCGACGGCATCGACACCGCCGAGGAGATTCGCAAGGATTACAGCATTCCCATCATTTACGTGACGGCATTCGCCGACGATTCCACCCTGCAGCGGGCAAAGATCACGAGCCCGTACGGGTACGTGATCAAGCCCATACAGTACAAGGAGCTCAATACCGCGATCGAGATCGCCCTCTACAAGCACCGCGCGGACATGCAGCTGCAGCAGCATATAGAGAAGCTGCACAAGACTATCGAGGGAATCATAAACGCGATGGCCAAGACGGTCGAGATACGCGATCCCTATACGGCGGGCCACCAGCGCCGGGTGGCCAGACTCGCGAAGCTCATATCGGAACGCCTGGGGCTCAGTGAGGCGGAGATAGACGGGGTATACATGGCGAGCATGATCCACGATATCGGCAAGCTTTCGATACCGTCGGAAATACTCAGCAAGCCGGGAAAGCTCTCGGAGACCGAGTTTAACATCCTGAAAATCCATCCCGAATCCGGTCACGAGATACTCAAGAACATCGAATTTCCCTGGCCCATAGCCGAGATGGTGCTGCAGCATCATGAGAGGCTCAACGGAAGCGGGTACCCGCAGGGCCTGACGGGCGATAAAATGCTCGCGGGCGCACGGGTGATGGTCGTATCGGACGTAGTGGAGGCGATGGCCTCTCACCGTCCCTACCGCGCGGCCCTGGGGGTCGGCCGCGCGCTTGAGGAGATCACCCAGAACCGGGGCATCCTGTACGATCCCATAGTCGTCGACGCCTGCATAAACCTCGTGAATCACCCGGGATTTGATTTAAACACGGAACTCGACAAATAA
- a CDS encoding TIGR00282 family metallophosphoesterase: MDDKLVVLVIGDVVGKPGRKIISRKLVDLRNEYGADLVIANGENGAGGNAITPGVCHELFNCGVDVITTGNHIWDNRDILQVIDTEPRLLRPANFPPGVPGHGVFTGIANGWPVCVVNLQGRVNLPPLDDPFRAFDAIHARYSKDYRIMLVDLHAEATSEKRAFGWYVDGRASAVYGTHTHVQTSDEEVLPRGTAYITDIGMTGSFNSVIGMDKQKSIERFITQARVKYEIAEGNVKLNGAVITIRPDGKAERITRLIVTE; this comes from the coding sequence ATGGACGATAAGCTTGTCGTGCTCGTGATAGGCGACGTCGTGGGCAAGCCGGGGCGCAAGATCATCTCCCGGAAGCTCGTCGACCTGCGCAACGAGTACGGGGCGGACCTGGTGATCGCGAACGGCGAGAACGGGGCCGGGGGAAACGCGATCACCCCGGGGGTCTGTCACGAGCTTTTCAACTGTGGCGTCGACGTGATCACCACGGGCAACCATATCTGGGACAACAGGGACATCCTCCAGGTCATCGACACCGAGCCTCGTCTCCTGCGTCCCGCGAACTTCCCCCCGGGAGTCCCGGGGCACGGGGTGTTCACCGGGATCGCGAACGGATGGCCGGTGTGCGTGGTCAACCTCCAGGGCCGCGTGAATCTGCCCCCGCTGGACGATCCCTTCCGGGCGTTCGACGCGATACACGCGCGCTATTCAAAGGATTACCGCATCATGCTGGTGGACCTTCACGCGGAAGCGACCTCGGAGAAGAGGGCGTTCGGCTGGTACGTCGACGGAAGGGCCTCGGCGGTGTACGGAACCCACACGCACGTCCAGACATCCGACGAGGAGGTCCTGCCCCGCGGTACCGCCTACATAACGGACATAGGCATGACCGGATCGTTCAACTCCGTGATAGGCATGGACAAGCAGAAATCGATAGAGCGATTCATCACGCAGGCGCGGGTGAAATACGAAATTGCCGAGGGAAACGTGAAGCTCAACGGCGCGGTCATCACGATAAGGCCCGACGGGAAGGCGGAGAGAATTACTAGACTTATCGTAACGGAGTAG
- a CDS encoding YbbR-like domain-containing protein — translation MKRLLEKLLVILRERNIAAKLVCLVLAVVLWAYISSTKMGDLKYRIRVEFKNTPHTLVVTSPQNPYITVMVSGTKDLLKDVRPEKIKAFVNLDRAVAGEDQKFTVEITRTELPDNLSVGTATHRIGVTIEKRLVRRVRVVPKITGDVQDGFIAGSPRAVPESVTVTGAESVVSKMDAVYTKPVSIDKLAKTANRDAILDAGDNGAITLDTQKVVVVVPVYPGKDLVKIEKKATVKDAGGRYRLSIPEDLVVLYVRKLQHDAEIEPDDFDVTIDPEVHTVAEQLDKGDEREIHKLCLVNAFQKAHFERVRLVLVVPDMIWVKIAKKN, via the coding sequence ATGAAACGCCTTCTGGAAAAACTCCTGGTGATCCTGCGTGAGCGCAATATCGCCGCCAAGCTCGTCTGCCTGGTGCTGGCCGTGGTGCTGTGGGCCTATATCAGCAGCACCAAGATGGGGGATCTCAAGTACCGCATCCGCGTGGAATTCAAGAATACGCCGCACACGCTCGTGGTTACCTCCCCGCAAAATCCGTATATTACGGTCATGGTGAGCGGCACGAAGGACCTCCTGAAAGACGTGCGCCCGGAAAAGATCAAGGCGTTCGTCAACCTTGATCGCGCCGTTGCGGGGGAGGATCAGAAATTCACGGTCGAGATTACGAGGACCGAGCTCCCGGACAACCTGAGCGTGGGCACGGCAACCCACCGGATAGGCGTGACCATCGAGAAGCGGCTGGTCCGGCGGGTGCGCGTGGTCCCGAAGATTACGGGGGACGTCCAGGACGGGTTTATCGCGGGCTCCCCGCGCGCGGTGCCGGAGTCGGTGACGGTAACCGGGGCGGAATCGGTCGTGTCGAAGATGGACGCGGTCTACACGAAACCCGTTTCCATCGACAAACTCGCAAAGACGGCGAACCGTGACGCGATCCTGGACGCCGGGGACAATGGCGCGATCACCCTCGACACGCAGAAGGTCGTCGTCGTCGTGCCGGTGTACCCGGGCAAGGACCTGGTCAAGATCGAGAAAAAAGCGACGGTCAAAGACGCGGGGGGCCGATATCGCCTTTCGATTCCGGAGGACCTCGTCGTCCTCTACGTGCGCAAGCTTCAGCACGACGCTGAAATCGAGCCCGATGATTTCGACGTAACGATAGACCCGGAGGTTCACACCGTCGCCGAACAGCTTGACAAGGGCGACGAACGCGAGATACATAAGCTTTGTCTGGTGAACGCTTTCCAGAAGGCGCATTTCGAGCGGGTACGGCTCGTGCTGGTCGTTCCGGACATGATCTGGGTGAAGATCGCGAAGAAAAACTGA
- a CDS encoding TIGR00159 family protein has product MEALFDKIMYIVLSFWDYFRIVLDVMLVALLFYWVYVFISNTRALQLVKGLVAILVVAILSQLLRLDTLSWLITNITSYVVIAVIILFQPELRRLLTQFGQRNWFAGAIATDTFPLDEIVSALVSMSEERVGSLIVIERNANLRTYIESGVPINSQISEEVIRTVFFPNTPLHDGAIIIQSARIAAAACYLPLSDSRQLKKNHGARHRAALGIAEETDALVLVTSEETGGISIMVNGKLYSKLKITDLKNMILYFMNPKTAFEEKYPIK; this is encoded by the coding sequence ATGGAAGCGCTGTTCGATAAAATAATGTACATCGTCCTCTCGTTCTGGGACTATTTCCGCATCGTCCTGGACGTGATGCTGGTCGCGCTTCTCTTTTACTGGGTCTACGTATTCATATCCAATACGCGCGCGCTGCAACTGGTCAAGGGGCTCGTGGCGATCCTGGTGGTCGCGATTTTGTCGCAACTCCTGCGCCTGGATACCCTGAGCTGGCTCATCACGAACATCACCTCCTACGTCGTGATCGCGGTCATCATCCTCTTCCAGCCGGAGCTCAGGCGGCTTCTCACGCAGTTCGGACAGCGCAACTGGTTCGCGGGCGCGATCGCGACCGACACCTTTCCCCTGGACGAGATCGTGAGCGCGCTTGTGTCCATGTCCGAGGAACGGGTGGGCTCGCTCATCGTGATCGAGCGCAACGCGAACCTGCGTACCTACATCGAATCGGGCGTGCCCATTAATTCGCAGATATCCGAGGAGGTGATAAGGACCGTGTTTTTTCCCAATACGCCGCTGCACGACGGCGCGATCATCATCCAGAGCGCGCGTATCGCCGCGGCGGCCTGCTACTTGCCCCTCTCGGATTCGCGCCAGCTCAAGAAAAACCACGGCGCCCGCCACCGCGCCGCCCTGGGGATCGCGGAGGAGACGGACGCGCTCGTGCTCGTCACGTCGGAAGAGACCGGCGGGATTTCGATCATGGTCAACGGCAAGCTCTATTCCAAGCTCAAGATCACGGACCTGAAAAACATGATCCTCTACTTCATGAACCCGAAAACGGCGTTCGAGGAGAAGTACCCGATCAAATGA
- the rny gene encoding ribonuclease Y: MELSTILLVLAIPVVGSAGFAVRAYLGKARLSSAEAEARRIRQDSIKDAEAKRKELLIEAKDQILKEKNTFEKEIRDRRQELQSIEKRILQKEESLENRGENLEKREKVLQHRETENQEKDEELKREFEKHRKELERISGLTTDQAKDILLKNVENEARFESIKLINKIEEEAKRTAEKKAKEIVLSAIQRNASDFTSECTITTVSLPSDDMKGRIIGREGRNIRTLENLTGVDMIIDDTPEVVVISGFDPVRREIARLSLERLIQNGRIHPARIEEVVEKVTTELEENMLEEGEKAAFELGIPGLSKDALYHVGKLRYRLSYGQNILAHSKEVANLSGIMAGEMGLDVLLAKRSGLLHDIGKGSIVEGEGAHALIGADMAKKFGESGHVVNIIAAHHNDREPESFEAVLIQVADAISASRPGARRESLETYLKRLENLESIAYGFKGVEKCYAIQAGRELRVLVANDLVTDERAELLAREIAQKIESELKYPGIVRVTLIREKRIVEYAK, encoded by the coding sequence ATGGAACTATCGACAATTCTCCTGGTTTTAGCGATCCCCGTTGTTGGCTCGGCGGGCTTTGCGGTCCGCGCCTATCTTGGAAAGGCGCGGCTCAGCTCAGCGGAGGCCGAAGCCCGCAGGATCAGGCAGGATTCCATCAAGGACGCCGAAGCGAAGCGGAAAGAACTCCTTATCGAAGCGAAAGACCAGATTTTGAAGGAAAAGAACACCTTCGAAAAGGAGATCAGGGACCGCCGGCAGGAGCTCCAGTCCATAGAGAAAAGGATACTGCAAAAGGAGGAGTCCCTCGAGAACCGGGGTGAAAATCTCGAGAAGAGGGAAAAAGTCCTGCAGCACAGGGAGACTGAAAATCAGGAAAAAGATGAAGAATTAAAAAGGGAATTCGAAAAACATCGTAAAGAGCTGGAGCGGATTTCAGGGCTCACGACGGACCAGGCCAAAGACATACTCCTGAAAAACGTCGAGAATGAAGCGCGCTTCGAATCGATCAAGCTCATCAACAAGATCGAGGAGGAGGCGAAACGCACTGCCGAGAAAAAGGCGAAGGAGATCGTGCTTTCGGCGATCCAGCGGAACGCCTCCGACTTCACCTCGGAATGCACCATCACGACGGTATCCCTTCCCTCCGACGACATGAAGGGAAGGATTATCGGGCGTGAGGGACGCAACATCCGCACCCTGGAAAACCTCACGGGCGTTGACATGATCATCGACGACACCCCCGAGGTCGTGGTGATATCGGGTTTCGACCCGGTGCGCCGCGAAATCGCGAGGCTCTCTCTCGAGAGGCTCATCCAGAACGGCCGCATCCACCCCGCCCGCATCGAGGAGGTCGTGGAGAAGGTAACCACCGAGCTCGAGGAGAATATGCTCGAGGAAGGGGAAAAGGCCGCGTTCGAGCTGGGCATTCCCGGGCTTTCGAAGGACGCGCTTTATCACGTGGGAAAGCTCCGCTACCGGCTGAGCTACGGGCAGAACATCCTGGCCCACAGCAAGGAGGTCGCCAACCTTTCCGGCATCATGGCCGGGGAGATGGGGCTCGACGTGCTGCTGGCGAAGCGTTCGGGCCTTTTGCATGATATCGGCAAGGGGAGCATTGTCGAGGGCGAAGGGGCGCACGCGCTTATCGGCGCCGATATGGCGAAGAAGTTCGGGGAAAGCGGTCACGTGGTGAACATCATCGCGGCGCACCACAACGACCGGGAGCCCGAGAGCTTCGAGGCGGTGCTCATCCAGGTCGCCGACGCGATCTCGGCCTCGAGGCCGGGGGCGCGCCGTGAATCGCTCGAGACCTACCTGAAGCGCCTGGAAAATCTTGAGTCCATCGCATACGGATTCAAGGGCGTGGAGAAATGCTACGCGATCCAGGCGGGAAGGGAGCTCCGGGTTCTTGTTGCCAACGATCTCGTGACCGACGAGCGCGCCGAGCTGCTGGCGCGCGAGATCGCGCAGAAGATCGAATCGGAGCTCAAGTACCCGGGCATCGTCCGCGTGACGCTGATACGGGAGAAGAGGATAGTCGAATACGCGAAATAG
- the folP gene encoding dihydropteroate synthase, giving the protein MGILNVTPDSFHDGGRYADTECAVARAHEMIAEGADIVDVGGESSRPGAVPVSAQEEIDRVCPVIERIAREWDAVISVDTYKSRVAREALRAGARIVNDISGLGGDEAMAGVVAEHGARIVVMHMKGTPATMQQSPAYRDLLAEVREGLERGISRARAAGIPADTIIVDPGIGFGKTMEHNYEILRNIPFFKAMGYPVLIGLSRKSLIKGLYEGEADRLPATIALNAAAVMTGADIIRVHDVKEHRLAMAAIEMLKRVPAENGSAVR; this is encoded by the coding sequence ATGGGCATACTCAACGTGACGCCGGACTCCTTCCACGACGGCGGCCGCTACGCGGATACTGAATGTGCCGTGGCGCGCGCACATGAGATGATCGCGGAAGGCGCGGACATCGTGGACGTGGGAGGGGAATCGAGCAGGCCGGGCGCCGTCCCGGTTTCCGCACAGGAGGAAATCGACCGGGTGTGCCCGGTGATCGAGCGCATCGCGCGCGAGTGGGACGCCGTGATCTCGGTCGACACGTACAAATCCCGGGTCGCGCGGGAAGCGCTCCGTGCGGGGGCGCGCATCGTCAACGATATCAGCGGGCTCGGGGGCGACGAGGCCATGGCCGGTGTGGTCGCGGAACACGGCGCGCGGATCGTCGTCATGCACATGAAGGGAACACCGGCGACCATGCAGCAGTCTCCCGCGTACCGCGATCTCCTGGCGGAGGTGCGTGAGGGCCTGGAGAGGGGAATTTCACGTGCGCGCGCGGCGGGCATTCCGGCCGATACTATAATCGTCGATCCGGGAATCGGATTCGGGAAGACCATGGAGCACAATTACGAAATTCTCAGAAATATCCCCTTTTTTAAAGCGATGGGATACCCGGTGCTCATAGGTCTTTCCAGGAAATCGCTCATCAAGGGGCTCTATGAGGGCGAGGCCGACAGGCTTCCCGCGACGATCGCGCTTAACGCGGCCGCGGTAATGACGGGCGCGGACATTATCCGCGTGCACGACGTGAAGGAACACAGGCTCGCAATGGCCGCGATAGAAATGCTTAAAAGGGTACCGGCGGAGAATGGAAGCGCTGTTCGATAA